One Pueribacillus theae genomic region harbors:
- a CDS encoding 5'-3' exonuclease, with the protein MGERNLTTKHTIMLVDGMSLLFRGYYATAYRGSIRRTSTGIPTNGIYTFVRYLWDAIQTFGPSHVVCCWDMGKTTFRTELFSDYKANRPDPPFDLLPQFDLVKKVTESFNIPNIGIKGYEADDVIGTIALNHAPELNVHILTGDNDLLQLVNERIHVIIMKKGFSNYAHFTPERVLEEKGLMPHQLRELKGLMGDASDNYPGVKGIGIKTAQKLLHQYESIDGILKNAEDLPKGIRSKIMSQLDMLHLSHDLAKNRCDVPMSFSISECMLSLDKGKIEKQFEALEMQSLLKLLDDPFS; encoded by the coding sequence ATGGGAGAGAGAAATTTGACCACTAAACATACAATAATGCTGGTAGATGGCATGTCTTTATTATTTCGGGGATATTATGCTACAGCCTATCGAGGCTCAATTAGAAGAACGAGTACAGGAATTCCGACAAACGGGATTTATACATTTGTAAGGTACTTATGGGATGCCATTCAAACATTTGGTCCCAGTCACGTCGTTTGTTGTTGGGATATGGGAAAAACGACATTTCGCACCGAATTATTTTCCGATTATAAAGCAAACCGACCCGATCCTCCATTCGATCTTTTACCACAATTCGATCTTGTTAAAAAAGTAACGGAAAGCTTTAATATTCCAAATATCGGAATAAAAGGATATGAGGCGGATGATGTCATCGGCACCATTGCTTTAAATCACGCGCCGGAATTGAATGTTCATATTTTAACGGGTGACAACGATTTGTTGCAGCTGGTAAATGAACGTATCCATGTCATTATTATGAAAAAAGGTTTTTCAAATTATGCACATTTTACACCGGAACGTGTTCTCGAGGAAAAAGGTTTAATGCCACATCAGCTCAGGGAATTAAAAGGACTAATGGGAGATGCAAGTGACAACTATCCCGGAGTAAAAGGAATTGGAATTAAAACAGCTCAGAAGCTTCTCCATCAATACGAATCAATCGACGGCATTCTTAAAAATGCGGAAGATCTTCCTAAAGGAATCCGCTCCAAAATCATGTCACAACTTGACATGCTTCATCTTTCACATGATTTAGCAAAAAATCGATGTGACGTCCCTATGTCGTTTTCTATTTCAGAATGTATGTTGTCACTGGATAAGGGAAAAATAGAAAAACAATTTGAAGCTCTTGAAATGCAATCTTTATTGAAGTTGTTGGACGACCCGTTTTCATAA
- a CDS encoding GGDEF domain-containing protein yields the protein MGRTRFRLKLFLVMIVFALIISLTTATIAYLQIRDHVIIDNEQQINTIQEMAEDSLKAIEKAYFFFDKSTAEKMEANTIYLIQKYEEQPSFEKWDFKELKDILNMDIYVINDKNVITYSSFQKDIGLDFNVCCKKLARILDERRESGKFYVDGLDIEQQTGEIKKYSYMATDDKRYIIQLGYSLQNSEIFREFNFLSAIDELTAKYPSINEINILNLGGYSLGQPVEEAKLSKERRNAFEHTLKTKEKTELKANWHNEPAIYRYVPYESDFDEGTTKNKVIEIIYNQYELESVLNKNLKSFIIQFLISLTITILIAFLISRWVSKPMYLAYHDSLTGLMNRSAFEERVRHILSENKGTTAFLMLDLDNFKTVNDDFGHDKGDELLKKAANLLRNFLRKGDRIFRLGGDEFVIIMTSVDFEETKIRAQELIEQMSEHFKQITEAAQAELSVSIGIAFAPEHGIDPEELYKKADMALYKSKQKGKNQFSIYANEGLGN from the coding sequence GTGGGAAGGACACGTTTTAGACTAAAATTATTTTTGGTTATGATTGTTTTTGCACTTATTATCTCTTTAACAACGGCAACGATTGCTTACTTGCAGATAAGGGATCATGTGATAATAGATAATGAGCAACAAATTAATACCATTCAAGAAATGGCTGAAGATTCGTTAAAAGCGATTGAAAAAGCATATTTCTTTTTTGATAAAAGCACTGCGGAAAAAATGGAGGCAAATACTATTTATTTAATACAGAAATATGAAGAACAGCCTTCTTTTGAAAAATGGGACTTTAAAGAGTTAAAAGATATTTTGAATATGGATATTTATGTGATTAATGATAAAAATGTCATTACATACAGCAGTTTTCAAAAAGACATCGGACTTGATTTTAATGTATGCTGTAAGAAACTTGCCCGGATCCTTGATGAAAGAAGAGAGTCGGGAAAATTTTATGTCGATGGTTTGGATATTGAGCAACAAACGGGTGAAATTAAAAAATACAGTTATATGGCAACGGATGATAAAAGATATATTATTCAATTGGGCTACTCCTTACAGAACAGCGAAATTTTCCGAGAGTTTAACTTTCTCAGTGCAATCGATGAGCTTACGGCAAAGTACCCATCAATTAATGAAATTAACATCCTTAATTTAGGAGGCTACTCTCTTGGACAACCCGTAGAAGAGGCGAAGCTGTCTAAAGAAAGAAGAAACGCATTTGAACATACACTAAAAACAAAAGAAAAGACAGAATTAAAGGCAAATTGGCACAACGAGCCGGCGATTTACAGGTATGTGCCTTACGAATCAGACTTTGATGAAGGAACGACCAAGAATAAAGTGATTGAAATCATCTATAATCAATATGAACTTGAGTCGGTTCTAAACAAAAATCTAAAGTCATTTATTATCCAATTCCTCATTAGTTTAACGATAACGATCTTAATAGCTTTTCTTATTTCCAGATGGGTGTCGAAACCGATGTATCTCGCCTACCATGACAGCTTAACAGGATTAATGAATCGGTCGGCATTTGAAGAAAGGGTTCGGCACATCCTAAGTGAAAATAAAGGAACAACAGCTTTTTTGATGCTTGATTTGGATAATTTTAAAACGGTTAACGACGACTTTGGCCATGACAAAGGGGACGAGCTTCTTAAAAAAGCAGCGAACCTGCTTCGCAATTTTTTACGAAAAGGCGACAGAATCTTTCGGTTGGGTGGGGACGAATTTGTGATCATTATGACTTCTGTTGATTTCGAAGAAACAAAAATAAGAGCCCAAGAGTTAATCGAGCAAATGAGTGAGCATTTTAAGCAAATAACAGAAGCTGCGCAGGCTGAACTATCCGTAAGTATCGGCATCGCTTTTGCCCCTGAACATGGGATTGATCCTGAAGAATTATACAAAAAAGCCGACATGGCCTTATACAAATCAAAACAAAAAGGGAAAAATCAATTTTCAATTTATGCGAATGAAGGACTTGGAAACTGA
- a CDS encoding EcsC family protein, translating into MTEYEKKAFQELEAWEKKMRKRQTLAARYAKVVQNKINAKIPEKVHNIITESIKKTVTAVLVGSEYTTKRTPLKEASLEQREELVLEKVKVYKRIASAEGAGTGAGGLLLGAADFPLLLGIKMKFLFDAASLYGFDVKDYRERLYILHLFQLAFSSDKKRMEVLEEIKSWEQTAESLPVKSTYLQTIDWQSWQQEYRDHIDLVKLFQLLPGIGAVIGAYANYKLLDELSETAMNGYRMRFFNK; encoded by the coding sequence ATGACAGAATACGAAAAAAAAGCGTTTCAGGAGTTAGAAGCTTGGGAAAAGAAAATGAGAAAGCGCCAAACCCTTGCAGCGAGATATGCGAAAGTGGTTCAAAACAAAATCAATGCGAAAATTCCCGAAAAAGTCCACAACATCATTACGGAAAGCATTAAAAAGACAGTGACCGCTGTGCTAGTCGGTTCAGAATATACAACGAAACGCACACCGCTTAAAGAAGCCTCCCTTGAACAAAGAGAGGAGCTTGTACTGGAAAAGGTGAAGGTTTACAAGCGGATTGCTTCAGCTGAAGGGGCGGGAACAGGGGCGGGTGGTCTGCTGTTAGGTGCGGCAGACTTCCCTCTTCTCCTTGGAATTAAAATGAAATTTCTTTTTGATGCCGCAAGCCTGTACGGATTTGATGTAAAAGATTACCGTGAGCGCCTGTATATTTTGCATCTCTTTCAACTCGCTTTTTCAAGTGATAAAAAGAGAATGGAAGTTTTGGAAGAAATAAAAAGCTGGGAACAGACAGCAGAAAGTCTGCCAGTGAAATCAACCTATTTACAAACCATTGATTGGCAGTCTTGGCAACAGGAATATCGTGACCATATCGACTTGGTGAAGCTTTTCCAGCTGTTGCCAGGCATCGGCGCGGTAATTGGCGCCTATGCAAACTATAAATTGCTGGATGAATTGAGCGAGACGGCAATGAATGGGTACCGGATGCGCTTCTTTAATAAATAG
- a CDS encoding ABC transporter permease: protein MMDAGKLWYERFQAFLNLFLRYMRLIGNSGLLFSVLFLIIFGSYYYSLLIKQIPNSFPVMLFISMVMAFLLVRGKIRTFLKRADLVFLISAEERMKAYFTPAIIYNIVMQMFIILIGAIVLAPLYAVRANDLTYPYLLLIILFLLIKIWNVIVYWFALKLPSERTVFSYSFLRTVATFVLVYLSMTGASPVILLLVIVIMVAYLWHLSLAIPKEHGLKWERLIEMEEGLTLRFYRFVNAFTDVPVLKERTKPRRWVNVFSRMIRHRQSSAPLYLYTHAFIRSGNYFGIYMRLLVIGALIIIFLPYEYGKVIGYALFLYLSAVQLVALVQHFSGHDIVNLYPISTARFSYASKTLLSLLLVIKCFVFSIALLIGGASVVVAFMMLVAGALCSYLYIHLSVKKQMQS, encoded by the coding sequence ATGATGGATGCCGGAAAACTTTGGTATGAACGTTTTCAAGCGTTTTTGAATTTGTTTCTTCGGTATATGCGTTTAATTGGGAACAGCGGCTTGTTGTTCTCAGTATTGTTCCTTATTATTTTCGGAAGCTATTATTATAGTTTGCTTATTAAACAAATCCCTAATTCTTTTCCAGTAATGCTGTTTATTTCGATGGTCATGGCTTTTTTATTAGTGAGAGGGAAAATCCGGACGTTTTTAAAGAGGGCCGATCTCGTTTTTCTTATTTCGGCGGAAGAGCGGATGAAAGCTTATTTTACACCTGCAATTATCTACAATATCGTGATGCAAATGTTTATTATTTTGATTGGAGCGATTGTGCTGGCACCGCTTTACGCAGTTCGGGCAAATGATTTAACTTATCCGTACCTCCTTTTGATTATTTTGTTCCTTCTTATAAAAATATGGAATGTGATTGTGTATTGGTTTGCCCTCAAATTACCTTCTGAACGCACAGTATTCAGCTACTCATTCCTGCGTACAGTTGCAACATTTGTTCTTGTCTATTTATCAATGACAGGGGCATCGCCTGTCATTTTACTTTTGGTCATTGTCATCATGGTTGCTTATCTGTGGCATTTATCCCTCGCCATTCCGAAGGAACATGGCCTGAAATGGGAAAGGTTAATCGAAATGGAAGAAGGGCTCACATTGCGTTTTTACCGTTTTGTGAATGCTTTTACCGATGTTCCGGTGTTAAAAGAACGGACGAAGCCAAGAAGATGGGTGAATGTGTTTTCGAGAATGATCCGCCACCGCCAATCTTCAGCACCACTTTATTTGTATACGCACGCATTTATTCGTTCGGGAAATTATTTTGGCATTTATATGCGATTGCTCGTTATTGGAGCCCTCATCATTATTTTTCTGCCATATGAATACGGGAAAGTTATCGGTTATGCGCTGTTTTTATATTTATCCGCTGTCCAGCTAGTCGCGCTAGTCCAACATTTTTCCGGCCACGATATCGTAAACTTGTATCCTATTTCAACCGCACGTTTTTCTTATGCAAGCAAAACGCTGCTTAGCCTATTGCTCGTTATCAAGTGTTTTGTATTTTCGATTGCCCTTCTTATAGGAGGGGCATCAGTGGTTGTTGCTTTTATGATGTTAGTAGCCGGAGCTTTATGCAGTTACCTGTATATTCACTTGTCAGTGAAAAAACAGATGCAAAGTTAA
- a CDS encoding ABC transporter ATP-binding protein: MKKILELKNVTGGYAANRPVLHEITFEVNESEIVGLIGLNGAGKSTTIKHVLGLMEPISGTIHVNGRTFLEAPEEYRGQFTYIPETPLLYDELTLWEHLKLTAMAYDVEESVFEERAEKLLEEFRMVKMKHWFPSQFSKGMRQKVMIMCAFLVEPKFYVVDEPFVGLDPIGIQSFLDWMVAFKKNGAGVLMSTHILATAERYCDRMIVLHEGKIVLQGTMQELREQASMPRATLDEIYLKVAQGALT, encoded by the coding sequence TTGAAGAAAATATTAGAACTGAAAAACGTAACGGGCGGGTATGCGGCGAATCGCCCCGTGTTACATGAGATTACTTTTGAAGTGAATGAAAGTGAGATCGTTGGCTTAATTGGATTAAACGGAGCAGGGAAAAGTACAACGATTAAGCATGTGCTTGGATTGATGGAGCCAATTTCAGGAACGATTCATGTGAACGGAAGAACATTCCTTGAAGCGCCGGAAGAATACAGGGGCCAATTTACATATATTCCGGAAACACCGCTTTTATATGATGAATTAACGCTTTGGGAGCATTTGAAATTAACAGCGATGGCATATGATGTGGAGGAGTCGGTTTTTGAAGAACGGGCAGAAAAGCTGCTTGAAGAGTTTCGAATGGTAAAAATGAAACATTGGTTCCCGAGTCAATTTTCAAAAGGGATGCGGCAAAAAGTCATGATTATGTGCGCTTTTTTGGTTGAACCGAAATTCTATGTCGTTGATGAGCCATTCGTTGGGCTTGATCCGATCGGCATCCAATCTTTTTTGGACTGGATGGTTGCATTTAAAAAAAATGGGGCGGGCGTCCTCATGTCGACACACATTTTGGCAACAGCCGAGCGATATTGCGATCGGATGATCGTTCTTCATGAAGGAAAAATTGTTCTCCAAGGAACAATGCAGGAGCTAAGGGAACAAGCAAGTATGCCCCGTGCGACACTTGATGAAATTTATTTAAAAGTAGCTCAAGGAGCGTTGACATGA
- a CDS encoding HIT family protein has product MVHNENCIFCKIIAGEIPSAKVYENEHVLAFLDISQVTEGHTLVIPKNHEENVYELSEESAKHVFQAVPKIANAIKEKFNPIGMNLLQNNGEAAGQTVFHYHVHLLPRYGKDDGFGLVWKTHHDEYTPEKLQEMAEKIASGIE; this is encoded by the coding sequence ATGGTACATAATGAAAACTGTATTTTCTGCAAAATTATCGCTGGAGAAATCCCATCAGCTAAAGTGTATGAAAATGAACACGTGCTTGCGTTTCTTGACATTAGCCAAGTAACAGAAGGACATACGCTTGTCATACCGAAAAATCACGAAGAAAATGTCTATGAGTTATCTGAGGAATCCGCGAAACATGTATTCCAAGCAGTGCCGAAAATTGCAAACGCCATCAAAGAAAAATTTAACCCAATTGGAATGAACTTGCTCCAAAACAACGGCGAAGCAGCCGGGCAAACAGTCTTTCATTATCACGTCCATCTTCTCCCGCGCTACGGAAAAGACGATGGGTTTGGATTGGTTTGGAAAACACATCATGACGAATATACTCCTGAGAAATTGCAAGAAATGGCTGAAAAAATCGCTTCTGGCATCGAATAA
- the serC gene encoding 3-phosphoserine/phosphohydroxythreonine transaminase: MERSYNFNAGPAALPLDVLKKAQSELTNFKNSGMSVMELSHRSKEYEEVHNRAQQLLRELLNIPENYEVLFLQGGASLQFTMVPINFLGNGNGSYVLTGSWSKKALKEAEKIGKTTIAATSEQTNFDRIPKLNELSIDDNASYVHITSNNTIYGTQWQAFPTVENLIADMSSDILCRPLDVSKFKLIYAGAQKNLGPSGVTVVIADKNFLEKGADNLPTMLDYRTHSKNNSLFNTPPTFAIYMLSLVLEWLKDQGGTEKIQETNNQKASLLYNVIDESNGFYNGHAQKDSRSIMNVTFTLPSDDLTKQFLAESKELGFVGLNGHRSIGGCRASIYNAVPLESVEKLSEFMISFQKKA; encoded by the coding sequence ATGGAGAGAAGCTATAATTTTAATGCAGGGCCTGCCGCTTTGCCGCTTGATGTATTGAAAAAAGCACAGAGCGAACTTACCAATTTTAAAAACAGCGGAATGTCCGTCATGGAATTGAGCCACCGCAGCAAAGAATACGAAGAAGTCCATAACCGTGCGCAACAGCTTTTAAGAGAGCTTCTAAATATCCCGGAGAATTATGAGGTGCTGTTTCTTCAAGGCGGTGCAAGCCTGCAGTTTACGATGGTGCCGATAAATTTCCTAGGAAATGGAAACGGCAGCTATGTCTTGACTGGGTCTTGGTCTAAAAAAGCACTGAAAGAAGCAGAAAAAATCGGGAAAACAACAATTGCGGCAACAAGTGAACAAACAAACTTTGATCGCATTCCGAAACTGAACGAACTGTCTATTGACGACAATGCGTCATATGTCCATATTACATCAAACAACACGATTTACGGTACACAATGGCAAGCATTCCCTACCGTTGAAAATTTGATTGCTGATATGTCAAGCGACATTTTATGCCGTCCATTGGATGTATCAAAGTTCAAATTAATCTATGCGGGAGCACAAAAAAATCTCGGCCCGTCAGGTGTTACTGTCGTTATTGCCGACAAGAACTTCCTGGAAAAAGGCGCCGATAATTTGCCAACAATGCTTGACTATCGTACACATAGCAAAAATAATTCTTTGTTTAACACGCCGCCGACTTTTGCCATCTACATGCTTTCACTCGTACTTGAATGGCTTAAGGACCAAGGAGGCACTGAAAAAATCCAAGAAACCAATAATCAAAAAGCAAGCTTGCTTTACAATGTGATCGATGAAAGCAATGGTTTTTACAATGGACACGCTCAAAAAGACAGCCGCTCCATTATGAATGTTACCTTTACTCTTCCTAGTGATGATTTAACAAAACAATTTCTGGCTGAATCGAAAGAATTAGGCTTTGTCGGCTTAAACGGCCACCGTTCCATTGGCGGTTGCAGAGCTTCAATCTATAACGCCGTACCTTTAGAATCAGTTGAGAAATTAAGTGAATTCATGATTTCATTCCAAAAGAAAGCTTGA